TCCAACTACCCGGAATTTGATTGAGTTCATAGCCATGAATTGCATCATGGTCATATCCTGTTTGCCCTGCTCCGCCATCTCCCCACGCCCAAAGCGTACCGTTGGTTTTAAGGGCTAAAAAATGCGCCCCGCCTCCTGCTACTTTATCCCAATCAGTATCGGAAGTTAGAGTGAGCGGCATGGGCACATTAAAGGTAGACACATCGCTAGCGCCAAACACATAACAACTGTTGCTGCCCCAGCCCCAAAGGGTACCGTCGGTTTTAATTCCTACACTGGAGTTACAACCCGAAGTAGCTATGGTTTTCCAGTTGCCGGCAGTGCCAATTTGTACAAAAGAGTAAACGTAGTTAGCCGCGGCACTCCCCAGCCCTAACTGGTTGTATACGTTTTGCCCGCTACCCCATAGAGTACCGTTTTGTCTCAGGGCTATGGTAAATGAACTGGCCGCAGAAATGGCTTCCCAGTTGGTAGCGGTGCCCACCTTTGTAAAGGTCAGGTACTCATTACCGCTGGTACCCAGCCCCAATTGACCATAACTATTTAAACCGGTAGCCCAAAGGGTGCCATCGGTTTTAATCACAAAACTGTTGGCATAACCCGCTTTATAACTCTGCCAGTTAGCGGTGTTGGTCAGTTGTAGTGGCACATAAGAATCTTCGCCCGTGCCGTTGCCAAAATTACCTCCCTGGTTGTACCCCCAAGCCCAATAGCTGCCGTCTGTCTTTTTGCCAAGCACATGACCAAAACCACTGGAAATACTGCTAAAGCATTGGGCGTATATAGTAGAACCTAAACCTAAGAGCAAGGCTATATAAAGTATTGTTTTTTTCATAAATTACTGTTTCACAAAACGCTTGCTCACCACCGTTTTGCCGGCCTGTTGCAACGCCAGTATATAACTGCCTGCCGCCAGTTGACCGATGTTGAAACTGCTACTGAAATTAGTGTTGCCCATAGCTTCTAGGGTGTAGACTTGCTTGCCGCTTAGATCATAAATAATGATATTGTCTACCCTTTGGGTACCATTGTAAGTAACCGCTATATCCTGCTGTGCCGGACTCGGGCTGATGGTAAAACGCGGCTCGGCTGTAAACTCCTCAGTACCCAGAGCACAGCCTGCTATTACTAGCTGAGTAGGGGCGGCTTGTGGCGTAGTGGTACCGTTACCCAGTTCGCCAAAAACATTTCTGCCCCACGACCATAAAGAACCGTCACTGCGCAAAGCAACAGCATGATAGTTCCCACAACTGATACTCTCCCAATTGGTGGCAGTGCCCAGTTGAACCGGAATATAGCTGTAGTTAGTAGCTGAGGGGTTTATTTCGGTAATGTTATTATTACCCCATTGCCATAGGGTGCCATCGGTTTTTATCCCCATTGAATAGCGACTGCCACCTGCCATAGCTTTCCAGCTACCCGGAATTTGATTGAGTT
Above is a genomic segment from Flavobacterium phycosphaerae containing:
- a CDS encoding T9SS type A sorting domain-containing protein produces the protein MKKTILYIALLLGLGSTIYAQCFSSISSGFGHVLGKKTDGSYWAWGYNQGGNFGNGTGEDSYVPLQLTNTANWQSYKAGYANSFVIKTDGTLWATGLNSYGQLGLGTSGNEYLTFTKVGTATNWEAISAASSFTIALRQNGTLWGSGQNVYNQLGLGSAAANYVYSFVQIGTAGNWKTIATSGCNSSVGIKTDGTLWGWGSNSCYVFGASDVSTFNVPMPLTLTSDTDWDKVAGGGAHFLALKTNGTLWAWGDGGAGQTGYDHDAIHGYELNQIPGSWKAMGGGSRYSMGIKTDGTLWQWGNNDITEINPSATNYSYIPVQLGTATNWESISCGNYHAVALRSDGSLWSWGRNVFGELGNGTTSPQAAPTQLVIAGCALGTEEFTAEPRFTISPSPAQQDIAVTYKGVSTVDTITIYDISGKQVYTIEAMGNNDFSSSFNIGQLAAGSYILALQQAGKTVVSKKFVKQ